The DNA segment ACGCTCTTGCGTAGGAGATTGTTGATACTGGAGAGCAGTAGCTGCGGAGTCGAAGAGGACAAGAGCACCGCGCCAGCGGTGCCCGACACGAATGATTCCGCTAGATGTGTTTGGGTCGGAATCGGTCGCAGCGGACCTGTTGGAGCAGGTTCGCTGGCGTGATGGTGTTACCTGTCCTCGCTGCCGTTCTGACCGGACGGTCAGAAACGGCAGCTACAGAGAGTTTCAACGGTATCTCTGTAAGAATTGCGACCGCACGTTCAACGATAAGACTGGCACAATCTTCGCTCATTCGAAGATTGCGCTCCGACGGTGGCTGTTTTCAATTTACGCGTTTCTCCGGTTTAATACGAGTCTCCGCCAACTACAGTGCGAAATCGAGGTGACACACAAAACGATGCACCGGCGCATCGAGCGCTTTGCCAGAGCGCTCGATGCGCCTTCCCTCAATCTCGTCGGCCCGGTCGAAATCGACGAAGTGTACGTCTCTGCCGGGAAGAAAGGCCGCGAGCGCGACCGGGAGTCGCGCTCGCGTGGCCTGTCTACGCGCGGGCGTGGTTCGTATAGCAGCGACAAGCCACCGATCTTCATCATCGCCGACCGTGGCACCGAACAGCGGTACGTGATTCCAGCGAAAGCCGCAGACGAATCGACGATTCGACTCCTGCTGGCCGACCGCCAGCAGGAGTCGCTCACTGTCTATACCGACGGCTTTCGAGCGTACGAACCGCTCGAAGATGACGACGCATTCGACCGCGAATACGTCGTCCATGGCGACGGTGAATACGCCGACGATGAGGTGCACGTCAACACCTGCGAGAGCCACGCGTCGCAGGTGCGACGGTGGCTCTCGCCCCACCGAGGTATCTCCAAAGACAAGCTGACACAGTATCTTAGAGCGTTTCAGCTACGCCGAGAGCTGTTTCGGAAACCCGGCCGAGATGCTCTCAAACACGCTGTTCAAGCAACGCTGTGAAATCAACAATGTGCTACGGATGAGCGTACTGTGAAATACTGGATGGACAAATATGGTTACAGACGGACCCTCGTGGGGTTGAAGCCCCGCCCACTTGTTGCTCATGTAGACCTTTCCTGACGTTACAGACGGACCCTCGTGGGGTTGAAGCCCGTCCCCTCAAAGTCCAGTCCTTGCACACGACGGAGTTACAGACGGACCCTCGTGGGGTTGAAGCTCCCACACGTTGTGGTTGTGGCCGTGGACATACAGGTTACAGACGGACCCTCGTGGGGTTGAAGCTGGCGGGACCAGCACAAAACGCTGAAAGAAAACTCTGTTACAGACGGACCCATGG comes from the Haloarcula marismortui ATCC 43049 genome and includes:
- a CDS encoding IS1595-like element ISHma4 family transposase, with the translated sequence MIPLDVFGSESVAADLLEQVRWRDGVTCPRCRSDRTVRNGSYREFQRYLCKNCDRTFNDKTGTIFAHSKIALRRWLFSIYAFLRFNTSLRQLQCEIEVTHKTMHRRIERFARALDAPSLNLVGPVEIDEVYVSAGKKGRERDRESRSRGLSTRGRGSYSSDKPPIFIIADRGTEQRYVIPAKAADESTIRLLLADRQQESLTVYTDGFRAYEPLEDDDAFDREYVVHGDGEYADDEVHVNTCESHASQVRRWLSPHRGISKDKLTQYLRAFQLRRELFRKPGRDALKHAVQATL